A region of Streptomyces deccanensis DNA encodes the following proteins:
- a CDS encoding alpha/beta hydrolase: MAISAEAQQFADFLASTNARAAIPGLDLAVVRDIVDSNHKASTEPEGVTYADVDAGGVPALWAIPEGADPDKALLHFHFGGSVAASMYSDRKAAGHIAKAAGARSLVVDFRLAPEHPYPAQLDDAETAYRWLLSQGYEPRNIGSTGHSIGGTLAVMLPLRLLSKGEATPGAIVSVSPWTDLTIQNASVDANEDNDKMLSRATLELFRGAWLQDPAVDFTDPAISLVNADLTGLPPTTLHYGEYETLADDGAQLGRRLADFKVTSEVHPMPEGQHSFVLGAGRVPEVDQAIQQMGQWLRKHLGA, translated from the coding sequence ATGGCAATCAGTGCAGAAGCACAGCAGTTCGCGGATTTCCTCGCGAGCACGAACGCCAGAGCGGCCATACCCGGCCTCGACCTGGCCGTCGTCCGCGACATCGTCGACTCGAACCACAAGGCGTCGACCGAGCCGGAGGGCGTCACCTACGCCGATGTGGACGCGGGCGGCGTCCCCGCTCTGTGGGCCATCCCGGAGGGCGCCGATCCCGACAAGGCGCTGCTGCACTTCCACTTCGGCGGATCGGTCGCCGCCTCGATGTACTCGGACCGCAAGGCCGCCGGTCACATCGCGAAGGCGGCCGGCGCCCGCTCCCTCGTGGTGGACTTCCGTCTGGCGCCCGAACATCCCTACCCTGCCCAGCTCGACGACGCCGAGACGGCCTACCGGTGGCTGCTCTCCCAGGGCTACGAGCCGCGGAACATCGGCAGCACGGGCCACTCTATCGGCGGCACGCTCGCGGTGATGCTGCCGCTCCGTCTGCTCTCCAAGGGCGAGGCGACCCCCGGCGCGATCGTCAGCGTCTCGCCGTGGACCGACCTCACCATCCAGAACGCGTCGGTGGACGCGAACGAGGACAACGACAAGATGCTCAGCCGGGCCACCCTGGAGCTCTTCCGCGGAGCCTGGCTGCAGGACCCCGCCGTGGACTTCACCGACCCCGCGATCAGCCTCGTGAACGCCGATCTGACCGGTCTGCCGCCCACGACCCTCCACTACGGCGAGTACGAGACCCTCGCCGACGACGGCGCCCAACTCGGACGCCGCCTCGCGGACTTCAAGGTCACCTCCGAAGTCCACCCGATGCCCGAGGGACAGCACTCCTTCGTCCTGGGCGCCGGACGCGTACCCGAGGTTGACCAGGCGATCCAGCAGATGGGGCAGTGGCTCCGCAAGCACCTCGGCGCCTGA
- a CDS encoding hemerythrin domain-containing protein, translating into MTKNATPGDALHGPGLTDVRDMVMAHDAFRRALRSSASLVSAVNEGDRKRAGVVAGHLELMLGLLVHHHEGEDVLLWPMLLERVPEELAPLVRLMQSQHEAVHGMLDEVTALIPPWRVNPTSAARSRLADRVEHLLVLLEEHLRDEEKHLLPVAARTVTQPEWDAVAERNLKSLPPSKAPMVFGLFMEVGDPEIIAQQLVKAPAPVRLLLRLTARPAWRRYQARVFDA; encoded by the coding sequence ATGACCAAGAATGCCACGCCAGGTGACGCCCTGCACGGCCCCGGCCTGACCGACGTTCGCGACATGGTCATGGCACATGACGCGTTCCGTCGTGCCCTGCGCTCCAGTGCGTCTCTGGTGAGTGCGGTCAACGAGGGTGACCGTAAGCGGGCCGGTGTGGTCGCCGGCCACCTGGAGCTGATGCTCGGCCTGCTGGTCCACCATCACGAGGGCGAGGACGTGTTGCTGTGGCCCATGCTGCTGGAGCGTGTGCCCGAGGAACTGGCTCCCCTGGTGCGCCTGATGCAGTCCCAGCACGAAGCGGTGCACGGGATGCTCGACGAGGTCACCGCCCTGATCCCGCCTTGGCGAGTCAACCCCACCAGCGCGGCCCGCAGCCGGTTGGCCGACCGCGTCGAGCACCTCCTCGTCCTGCTGGAGGAGCATCTGCGCGACGAGGAGAAGCATCTCCTGCCGGTCGCCGCACGCACCGTCACCCAGCCCGAGTGGGACGCGGTCGCCGAACGCAACCTCAAAAGCCTGCCGCCCTCCAAGGCCCCCATGGTCTTCGGTCTGTTCATGGAGGTTGGTGACCCGGAGATCATCGCGCAGCAACTCGTCAAGGCGCCTGCGCCTGTCCGTCTGCTGCTGCGCCTCACCGCCCGCCCCGCCTGGCGTCGCTACCAGGCCCGCGTTTTCGACGCCTGA
- a CDS encoding alpha/beta fold hydrolase — MADLAADHTALAPDLRGYGLSDKPTTGYDKRRMAVGIAGLVDALGFEKAAVGGHDRGARVGHRWALDRPEQVERLAVLDIVPTREMVRRLDASLASGYWHRLFHMQPDLLERLVGRDTRGSTVTSARSPVRVPCARAWTTTAPWRRTPLSTTSTPPKTAA; from the coding sequence CTGGCGGATCTCGCCGCCGACCACACTGCCCTTGCGCCGGACCTGCGCGGATACGGCCTGAGCGACAAGCCAACCACGGGATACGACAAGCGGCGGATGGCCGTCGGCATCGCGGGCCTGGTCGACGCGCTCGGCTTCGAGAAAGCCGCCGTCGGGGGCCACGACCGCGGCGCCCGTGTGGGGCACCGCTGGGCGCTGGACCGCCCGGAGCAGGTGGAGCGGCTGGCCGTGCTCGACATCGTGCCCACCCGGGAGATGGTCCGCCGCCTGGACGCCTCCCTCGCCTCCGGTTACTGGCACCGGCTGTTCCACATGCAGCCCGATCTGCTCGAACGCCTCGTGGGACGCGACACCCGTGGGTCGACGGTTACGTCCGCGCGTTCTCCCGTCCGGGTGCCCTGCGCGCGGGCCTGGACGACTACCGCGCCCTGGAGGAGGACACCGCTCTCGACGACATCGACGCCGCCGAAGACCGCCGCCTGA
- a CDS encoding alpha/beta fold hydrolase, whose translation MPLLALWGFAGLPARLPTLEIWRACADDVTGAEIPECGHFIPEEQPEALLAHLRPFRAGTTNR comes from the coding sequence ATGCCGTTGCTGGCACTGTGGGGTTTCGCGGGGCTGCCTGCCCGCCTGCCGACGCTGGAGATCTGGCGAGCCTGTGCGGACGACGTCACCGGTGCCGAGATCCCGGAGTGCGGTCACTTCATCCCGGAGGAGCAGCCGGAGGCCCTGCTGGCACATCTGCGGCCTTTCCGGGCCGGCACGACGAACCGCTGA
- a CDS encoding DHA2 family efflux MFS transporter permease subunit, which yields MKQHRKQRVRGGSAFWAVAITSMAGFITALDNLIVVTSLPSIREDLGGGLEDLEWTVSAYTLTFAVLLMFGASLGDRFGRRRLFALGLAIFTTASAAAALAPGMGELIAARAAQGVGSAIVTPLTLTLLSAAVPAERRGTALGIWGAASGIAVATGPLIGGALTENLSWQWIFWVNVPLGLALIPLALLRLNESHGPNPTLDLVGTVLASGGLFGIVYALVRGNAEGWTSTLVLVGFFAGTAMLTGFVLYELRAEHPMLPMRLFRHRSFSAINAASLLMLLGMFGSIFLLSQYLQTVGGYSPMQAGVRMLPWTAMPMIAGPLAGALADRIGGAPVVTAGMALNAVGLGLWAITVGPHVAYTHLLPALIVCGVGLGMFFAPSANLVMSTVRPEEQGIASGANNAIREVGGAIGVAALAAVFSAQGGYGSASLFVDGLIPALWFGAGAVALAAAVALLMPRQRKADGPAAGLATGGAPAGAPVAT from the coding sequence ATGAAACAGCACCGCAAGCAACGGGTTCGGGGCGGCAGCGCCTTCTGGGCCGTGGCCATCACCAGCATGGCCGGGTTCATCACCGCGCTCGACAACCTGATCGTCGTCACCTCTCTCCCCTCCATCCGCGAGGACCTCGGCGGCGGCCTCGAGGACCTCGAATGGACAGTGAGCGCCTACACCCTCACCTTCGCGGTGCTGCTCATGTTCGGTGCTTCCCTCGGTGACCGCTTCGGCCGCCGCAGACTGTTCGCCCTCGGGCTCGCGATCTTCACCACGGCCTCGGCCGCCGCCGCCCTCGCACCGGGGATGGGTGAACTGATCGCCGCGCGTGCGGCGCAGGGTGTCGGCTCCGCGATCGTGACGCCGCTGACGCTCACCCTGCTGTCGGCCGCCGTCCCCGCCGAACGGCGCGGCACGGCCCTGGGTATCTGGGGCGCGGCCAGCGGCATCGCCGTCGCCACCGGACCGCTCATCGGCGGCGCACTCACCGAGAACCTGTCCTGGCAGTGGATCTTCTGGGTGAACGTGCCCCTCGGTCTGGCGCTGATCCCGCTCGCCCTGCTGCGGCTGAACGAGAGCCACGGCCCGAACCCGACCCTCGATCTGGTGGGCACCGTTTTGGCCAGCGGCGGTCTGTTCGGCATCGTCTACGCCCTCGTGCGCGGCAACGCCGAAGGCTGGACCAGCACCCTCGTGCTGGTCGGCTTCTTCGCCGGTACCGCCATGCTCACCGGCTTCGTCCTCTACGAACTGCGCGCCGAGCACCCGATGCTGCCGATGCGCCTGTTCCGCCACCGCTCCTTCAGCGCCATCAACGCCGCCAGCCTTCTGATGCTGCTGGGCATGTTCGGGTCGATCTTCCTGCTCAGCCAGTACCTGCAGACCGTCGGCGGCTACTCACCGATGCAGGCCGGCGTACGGATGCTGCCCTGGACCGCCATGCCCATGATCGCCGGACCGCTGGCCGGAGCACTGGCCGACCGCATCGGCGGCGCACCCGTCGTCACCGCGGGAATGGCCCTGAACGCCGTCGGCCTCGGGCTCTGGGCCATCACCGTCGGCCCCCACGTCGCCTACACCCACCTGCTGCCCGCGCTGATCGTCTGCGGCGTCGGCCTGGGCATGTTCTTCGCCCCCAGCGCCAACCTCGTCATGAGCACCGTCCGCCCGGAAGAACAGGGCATCGCCTCCGGTGCCAACAACGCGATCCGCGAGGTCGGCGGCGCCATCGGCGTCGCAGCGCTGGCCGCGGTCTTCTCCGCCCAGGGCGGCTACGGATCGGCCTCACTGTTCGTGGACGGGCTGATCCCCGCGCTCTGGTTCGGGGCCGGTGCCGTCGCCCTGGCAGCGGCTGTGGCGCTGCTCATGCCCAGGCAGCGCAAGGCCGACGGCCCGGCTGCTGGCCTCGCCACGGGAGGTGCTCCGGCCGGCGCCCCGGTCGCGACCTGA
- a CDS encoding SDR family oxidoreductase — protein MDLSTSTALVTGANRGFGRALAAELLSRGATVYAGARNPAQVDLPGAKPIAIDITDPASVAAAAKATGDVTVLVNNAGSSTGADLLTADLDDIRLEMDTHFLGTLTVTRAFAPQIAAGGGAILNVLSGLSWVSFPEFGAYCAAKSAEWSLTNTLRLQLADQNIRVAGLHVGYMDTDMVRTVDAAKSDPADIARIAVDGIAAGAYEILADDGSRQAQAALSGGVSVLYPQLP, from the coding sequence ATGGACCTCTCCACCAGCACTGCCCTTGTCACCGGAGCCAACCGGGGCTTCGGCCGGGCCCTCGCCGCCGAACTGCTGAGCCGCGGCGCCACCGTCTATGCCGGCGCCCGCAACCCCGCCCAGGTCGACCTGCCCGGCGCCAAGCCGATCGCGATCGACATCACCGACCCCGCCTCCGTCGCGGCCGCCGCCAAAGCCACCGGTGACGTGACCGTCCTGGTCAACAACGCGGGCTCCTCCACCGGCGCCGACCTGCTCACCGCCGACCTGGACGACATCCGTCTGGAGATGGACACCCACTTCCTCGGCACCCTGACGGTGACCCGCGCCTTCGCACCCCAGATCGCGGCGGGCGGCGGGGCGATCCTGAACGTCCTGTCCGGCCTGTCCTGGGTCAGCTTCCCGGAGTTCGGCGCCTACTGCGCCGCCAAGTCCGCGGAGTGGTCGCTCACCAACACGCTGCGCCTGCAACTCGCCGACCAGAACATACGGGTGGCCGGACTGCACGTCGGCTACATGGACACCGACATGGTCCGCACCGTCGACGCGGCCAAGTCCGACCCGGCCGACATCGCCCGCATCGCCGTGGACGGCATCGCCGCCGGCGCCTACGAGATCCTCGCCGACGACGGCTCCCGCCAGGCACAGGCAGCCCTTTCGGGGGGCGTCTCGGTGCTCTACCCGCAGCTCCCCTGA
- a CDS encoding enoyl-CoA hydratase-related protein, translating to MPRTIAIHQAKHLGASVATTASATKTDLVKSLGADGVNDCQKQAFGSGPGDHDLVIDTVGDETLDTSLRVLKPGGTVISITGPPDGTFARETGANPVVGPARPAPCAQNASPSQVERDLREGRKPSTTPHSPEDYMGTSRSSSQPAGHIAVEGDAGVLVARFDGGPHALFDPEIAKQLKELVDRADRDPGIRAVVFTGTHPDRFLSHSDVRWLQEGGTGFPPINTRIAKLVARTARLINRVPVVRTLAGMTRLKTLLQLDSFHATFLKMNASGTIFVAALNGSALAVGSELAFACDLRIMADGEYVIGLTEVLLALTPGGGGSQRLPRLIGRQQTLVAVLEGRPFTPAEALSLGAVDEVVPKEKVLARSIERAEYLSLRSKESLGAIKRSIYFGSSLSLEDGLQLEHAEFLVRDQSKEAQRRMLEYIATTDATGELPLLNRETYARALAAGRLGSSPRE from the coding sequence TCGGGTCGGGGCCAGGCGACCACGACCTCGTCATCGACACGGTCGGAGACGAAACCCTCGACACGTCACTGCGGGTGCTCAAGCCGGGCGGGACCGTCATCAGTATCACCGGGCCACCCGACGGCACCTTCGCCCGGGAGACCGGCGCCAATCCCGTCGTCGGGCCGGCACGACCCGCCCCCTGCGCACAGAATGCGTCGCCGTCTCAGGTGGAGCGTGACCTGCGCGAGGGCCGGAAACCATCGACCACACCCCATTCACCGGAGGACTACATGGGCACGTCGAGAAGCAGTTCGCAGCCCGCAGGACACATTGCCGTCGAGGGCGACGCCGGGGTGCTTGTCGCTCGTTTCGACGGAGGCCCGCATGCGTTGTTCGATCCCGAGATCGCCAAGCAGCTGAAAGAGCTGGTGGATCGTGCAGACCGGGATCCGGGCATCCGCGCGGTCGTCTTCACCGGTACGCATCCTGACCGCTTCCTGAGTCATTCCGATGTGCGCTGGCTGCAAGAAGGTGGCACTGGATTCCCGCCAATCAACACGCGCATCGCCAAGCTCGTAGCGCGCACGGCGAGACTCATCAACAGAGTGCCGGTTGTCAGGACGCTCGCGGGGATGACCCGGCTCAAGACACTTCTGCAGCTCGACAGCTTCCATGCCACCTTTTTGAAGATGAATGCAAGCGGCACCATCTTCGTCGCGGCACTAAACGGTTCGGCACTTGCCGTCGGCTCGGAACTGGCATTTGCCTGTGATCTGCGCATCATGGCAGACGGGGAGTACGTCATCGGCCTGACGGAAGTCCTGCTCGCCCTGACACCGGGTGGCGGCGGCTCTCAGCGACTGCCTCGTTTGATCGGTAGACAGCAGACGCTGGTCGCCGTTCTCGAAGGCAGGCCGTTCACGCCTGCAGAGGCTCTCTCACTCGGCGCGGTCGACGAAGTGGTGCCAAAGGAAAAGGTCCTCGCACGGTCGATCGAGCGCGCAGAGTATCTGAGCCTGCGCTCGAAGGAATCTCTCGGAGCCATCAAGCGATCCATCTACTTCGGCAGCTCCCTGTCACTCGAGGACGGCTTGCAGCTCGAGCACGCCGAGTTCCTGGTCAGAGATCAATCGAAGGAAGCCCAGAGGCGGATGCTTGAATACATCGCCACCACGGACGCCACTGGCGAACTCCCTCTGTTGAATCGTGAGACGTACGCGCGAGCGCTCGCCGCCGGGCGACTCGGAAGTAGCCCACGCGAGTAG